In a genomic window of Candidatus Hadarchaeales archaeon:
- a CDS encoding aminotransferase class III-fold pyridoxal phosphate-dependent enzyme, translated as MKIRRGPRLWEKAKTLIPGGSQLFSKRAELFLPSLWPAYYKKAKGDMIWDLDGNKFIDMSYMGVGTCVLGYADPDVNRSVVRAISLGSMSTLNCFEELELAELLLKLNPWAGMVRYARTGGEAMAIAVRIARAFTGKDRVAFCGYHGWSDWYLSANLAKDTNLDGHLLPGLQPKGVPRALMETALPFNYNRIEELEGIVSKYNDIGTIVMEPARHQEPKDDFLKRVRKIADEIGAVLIFDEITSGWRMNVGGIHRLYGIDPDIAVYGKAMSNGFPMAAVVGKKEVMDAAQDSFISSTYWSERIGPVAALATIEKMKRRNVPRHLCKIGNSVKKGWKKMASEHGLEIKIVGLPPLATFSFEGEDPQAMHTLFTQEMLERGFLASKSLYASYAHTEEHVSKYLECVDEVFGLIRRAVDRGELRKMLKGPVAQTGFRRLA; from the coding sequence GACCCTCATACCGGGAGGTTCTCAGCTTTTTTCCAAGCGTGCAGAGCTTTTTTTGCCGTCTTTGTGGCCTGCATACTACAAAAAGGCTAAGGGAGATATGATATGGGACTTGGACGGTAACAAATTCATCGACATGTCTTACATGGGGGTCGGTACTTGTGTTCTGGGATATGCTGATCCCGACGTGAATAGGTCCGTGGTTCGAGCAATATCGTTGGGCTCTATGTCCACGCTGAATTGTTTCGAGGAATTGGAGTTAGCCGAACTCCTTTTGAAACTCAACCCATGGGCAGGGATGGTCAGATACGCTAGAACCGGCGGTGAGGCCATGGCGATTGCCGTGAGGATCGCGCGTGCCTTTACCGGAAAAGACAGAGTGGCCTTTTGCGGCTATCACGGATGGTCGGATTGGTATCTCTCCGCGAACCTTGCAAAGGACACCAACCTTGATGGTCACCTTCTTCCTGGATTGCAACCCAAGGGGGTTCCAAGGGCTCTGATGGAAACTGCCCTTCCTTTTAACTATAATAGGATAGAGGAGCTTGAGGGCATCGTTTCGAAGTACAATGACATCGGCACAATAGTCATGGAGCCCGCCAGACATCAGGAGCCCAAGGATGACTTCCTAAAAAGGGTTCGAAAGATTGCAGATGAAATCGGCGCTGTGCTCATTTTCGATGAGATAACTTCAGGCTGGAGGATGAACGTTGGTGGGATTCATCGGCTCTACGGGATTGATCCGGATATAGCCGTTTATGGGAAGGCCATGAGCAACGGCTTTCCGATGGCAGCCGTTGTTGGAAAAAAGGAGGTGATGGATGCCGCCCAAGATAGTTTCATAAGCAGCACATACTGGAGTGAAAGGATCGGTCCTGTAGCAGCTTTAGCAACAATAGAGAAGATGAAGAGGAGAAACGTTCCCCGTCATCTGTGTAAGATAGGGAACTCGGTGAAAAAAGGTTGGAAAAAGATGGCTAGCGAGCACGGGCTTGAGATAAAGATCGTTGGGCTTCCACCTCTGGCCACTTTCTCCTTTGAAGGTGAGGACCCTCAGGCAATGCACACACTCTTCACACAGGAGATGCTGGAGAGGGGATTTTTAGCTTCAAAGAGCCTTTATGCTTCCTACGCCCACACCGAAGAACACGTATCCAAGTATTTGGAATGCGTTGATGAGGTCTTTGGGCTGATAAGAAGGGCAGTAGATAGAGGGGAACTGCGAAAAATGTTGAAGGGTCCGGTAGCCCAGACAGGCTTCAGGCGTCTAGCCTAG